A section of the Hyalangium minutum genome encodes:
- a CDS encoding ABC transporter substrate-binding protein: MPLLRHTVLGLLLALTAGCRPEPAPDGITVLVEAPPDSVDDRFALTATGQRIGQLIAPGLLTFDDSSRPVPALAESFQALSPTVMEFTLRPGLTFHDGTALTAEDVKATYDGVRSRALQSPKAERYEAVESVEVVDDRTLRFHLRRPYAALLAELSLSIVPAERAGPDGVALQAEHPVGAGAFQFESQPDEEHLSLVAFEGYYGGRPAIPRLYFRVVRDETTRVLELLKGRADLVTNAVSPAVLPLLSKEPGLRVLVRPGTGYAYLGFNLRSGPLADERVRRAVCHLLDVKPVVEHKFHGLAKPATGMLPSTHWAYSPSEGCRYDPAEAARLLDEAGYVDPDGPGGQPRLRLSLKVSTDRFRKSVALVLQEQLARGGVAVEVRPLEFGTFFNDIRRGNFEMVTLKWASVIEPDLLRNVYHSKNVPTEENHWGGLNRGALRDAELDALLEEANRVEPSERKALYAKAQARLDVLLPYAPLWHESSVAVVSRRLEGFEPSAHGFLSSLARARMVKP, from the coding sequence ATGCCCTTGCTTCGCCACACGGTCCTGGGGTTGTTGCTGGCACTGACAGCCGGGTGTCGTCCGGAGCCTGCGCCCGACGGAATCACCGTGCTGGTGGAGGCGCCTCCGGACAGTGTGGATGACCGCTTCGCGCTGACAGCCACGGGCCAGCGGATAGGACAGCTGATTGCGCCCGGGCTGCTCACGTTCGATGACAGCAGCAGGCCGGTGCCCGCGCTGGCCGAGTCCTTCCAGGCGCTGTCCCCCACCGTCATGGAGTTCACCCTTCGCCCGGGGCTCACCTTCCATGACGGCACGGCGCTCACGGCCGAGGACGTGAAGGCCACCTATGACGGGGTGCGCTCTCGCGCGCTGCAAAGTCCGAAGGCGGAGCGGTACGAGGCGGTGGAGTCCGTGGAGGTGGTTGATGATCGCACCCTGCGGTTCCACCTGCGCCGGCCGTACGCGGCGCTGCTGGCGGAGCTGTCGCTGAGCATCGTCCCAGCGGAGCGTGCGGGGCCGGACGGGGTGGCGCTGCAAGCGGAGCATCCGGTGGGCGCGGGAGCCTTTCAGTTTGAGTCCCAACCGGACGAGGAGCACCTCTCGCTGGTGGCCTTCGAGGGCTATTACGGAGGTCGCCCGGCCATTCCGAGGCTGTACTTCCGGGTGGTGCGAGACGAGACGACGCGGGTGCTGGAGCTGCTCAAGGGCCGGGCGGATCTGGTGACGAACGCGGTGTCTCCGGCGGTGCTCCCCTTGCTGAGCAAGGAGCCAGGCTTGCGGGTGCTGGTGCGGCCGGGGACAGGCTATGCGTACCTGGGCTTCAACCTGCGCTCGGGGCCCTTGGCGGACGAGCGGGTGCGGCGGGCGGTGTGCCACCTGCTCGATGTGAAGCCGGTGGTGGAGCACAAGTTCCACGGCTTGGCGAAGCCGGCCACGGGGATGCTCCCGAGCACGCACTGGGCCTACAGCCCGAGCGAGGGCTGCCGGTACGACCCGGCCGAGGCGGCGCGACTGCTGGATGAGGCGGGCTATGTGGATCCGGACGGGCCCGGAGGCCAGCCGAGGCTGCGGCTGAGCCTGAAGGTGAGCACGGACCGGTTCCGGAAGTCGGTGGCGCTGGTGCTCCAGGAGCAATTGGCGCGCGGGGGCGTGGCTGTGGAGGTGCGGCCGCTGGAGTTCGGCACGTTCTTCAACGACATCCGGCGCGGGAACTTCGAGATGGTGACGCTGAAGTGGGCGTCGGTGATTGAGCCGGACCTGCTGCGCAACGTGTACCACTCGAAGAACGTGCCCACGGAGGAGAACCACTGGGGAGGGCTGAACCGGGGCGCGCTGAGGGACGCGGAGCTGGACGCGCTGCTGGAGGAGGCGAACCGGGTGGAGCCCTCGGAGCGCAAGGCGCTCTATGCAAAGGCCCAGGCGCGGCTGGATGTGCTGCTGCCATATGCGCCGCTGTGGCACGAGAGCAGCGTGGCGGTGGTATCTCGGCGGCTCGAGGGCTTCGAGCCCAGCGCGCACGGCTTCCTCAGCTCGCTGGCGAGGGCGCGGATGGTGAAGCCATGA
- a CDS encoding FAD-binding oxidoreductase: MSALETALTEWRSALGEEHVITEPEALASAETATFATTQRIPAILRPSTTAEVQACLRIAQARRVPVYPVSGGRNWGYGSRVPPRDGCVLIELARMNRILAYDEKLAYLTIEPGVTFRQAYTWLKERNSPLFITTIGGSPEGSLIGNALERGDGRGPHADIFNYVCGLEVVLPNGERIETGMARFPSAHAAPVFRWGLGPSLDGLFSQSALGVVTRMTFWLVKKAPYLHEFAYAVKEDAHLWELLDRLQPLALDGTLRNSLFIWNDVKALSIARQFPFEHTGGRTPLPSFMLEQLREELGRWIISGAISAQDEELGALLQRRVGTAMEGLGHRLEMQDRGPDYESAFQGRPSDGNLAMTYWRKKNPVPDPPHPDRDKCGFIWCSVAVPFTGEEAQAASAIATRVPRMFALEPNVALLALSPRCMYLVVALAFDREVPGEDERAMACYQALQRELIQAGYYPMRLGLPGFPEEIPVQDDSRTLLKRLKEAVDPAGIFAPGRYGF; the protein is encoded by the coding sequence ATGAGCGCGCTGGAGACCGCCCTCACCGAGTGGCGCTCCGCCCTGGGCGAAGAGCATGTCATCACCGAGCCCGAGGCGCTCGCCTCGGCCGAGACCGCCACCTTCGCCACCACCCAGCGCATCCCCGCCATCCTCCGCCCCTCGACCACCGCCGAGGTGCAGGCCTGTCTGCGCATCGCCCAGGCCCGCCGCGTCCCCGTCTACCCCGTCAGCGGCGGCCGCAATTGGGGCTATGGCTCCCGCGTTCCCCCGCGCGACGGGTGCGTGTTGATCGAGCTGGCGCGGATGAACCGCATCCTCGCGTACGACGAGAAGCTCGCCTACCTCACCATCGAGCCCGGCGTGACCTTCCGTCAGGCGTACACCTGGCTCAAAGAGCGCAACAGTCCCCTCTTCATCACCACCATTGGCGGCTCGCCCGAAGGAAGCCTTATTGGCAACGCCCTCGAACGCGGCGACGGCCGCGGCCCTCACGCCGACATCTTCAACTACGTCTGCGGCCTGGAGGTGGTGCTCCCCAATGGCGAGCGCATCGAGACCGGCATGGCCCGCTTCCCCAGCGCCCACGCCGCCCCTGTCTTCCGCTGGGGTCTGGGCCCCTCGCTGGATGGCCTCTTCAGCCAGTCCGCCCTCGGCGTGGTGACGCGGATGACCTTCTGGCTGGTGAAGAAGGCCCCCTATCTGCACGAGTTCGCCTACGCCGTGAAGGAGGACGCCCACTTGTGGGAGCTGCTGGATCGCCTTCAGCCGCTCGCGCTCGATGGCACCCTGCGCAACAGCCTCTTCATCTGGAATGACGTGAAGGCGCTCAGCATCGCCCGCCAGTTCCCCTTCGAGCACACGGGCGGACGCACGCCGCTGCCCTCCTTCATGCTGGAGCAGCTCCGCGAGGAGCTCGGCCGGTGGATCATCAGCGGCGCCATCTCCGCCCAAGATGAAGAGCTAGGAGCCCTCCTCCAGCGCCGGGTGGGCACTGCCATGGAGGGACTCGGCCACCGCTTGGAAATGCAAGACCGTGGCCCCGACTACGAGAGCGCGTTCCAGGGCCGCCCCTCGGACGGCAACCTCGCCATGACCTACTGGCGCAAGAAGAACCCTGTGCCCGACCCGCCTCACCCGGACCGGGACAAGTGCGGCTTCATCTGGTGCTCGGTGGCCGTGCCCTTTACCGGCGAGGAGGCCCAGGCCGCCTCCGCCATCGCCACCCGCGTGCCGCGCATGTTCGCCTTGGAGCCCAACGTGGCCCTGCTGGCCCTCTCCCCGCGTTGCATGTATCTGGTGGTGGCGCTCGCGTTCGATCGCGAAGTCCCCGGCGAGGACGAGCGCGCCATGGCCTGCTACCAGGCCCTCCAGCGAGAGCTCATCCAGGCCGGCTACTACCCCATGCGGCTCGGCCTCCCCGGCTTCCCCGAGGAGATCCCCGTGCAGGACGACTCGCGCACGCTGCTCAAGCGCCTCAAGGAGGCCGTGGACCCCGCTGGCATCTTCGCCCCGGGCCGCTACGGCTTCTGA
- a CDS encoding ABC transporter permease, producing MRRLVSAGIAVVGALLLISLFLNLVPGDPIDVMLGEQASEVDREALRRAVGMDQAWYAQLWTFSRDFATGELRTSLPPFQRKVLPAIGEALPKTLQLTVASLLIAVGIAIPLGVAAAARKGTAVDSAAMGVAVAGVAVPRFWLGPMLIIVFALWLDWLPVSGAESWSHLVLPSVTLGTALAAFLSRMTRAAMLETLREDFVTVAKAKGLSPHAVLWKHAFRNALLPILTVLGLEFGTLLGGAIVTEKVFAWPGMGTLLLTAIEKRDYNTVRATVMVFTLCYVLVNTLTDVAYTLVDPRVRRRS from the coding sequence ATGAGGCGCCTGGTGTCGGCGGGCATCGCGGTGGTGGGGGCGCTGCTGCTCATCTCACTGTTCCTGAACCTGGTGCCGGGGGATCCAATCGACGTGATGTTGGGGGAACAGGCCTCCGAGGTGGATCGCGAGGCACTGCGGCGCGCGGTGGGCATGGACCAAGCGTGGTACGCGCAGCTGTGGACGTTCTCGAGGGACTTCGCCACGGGCGAGCTGCGCACCTCGCTGCCTCCGTTCCAGAGGAAGGTGCTGCCGGCGATTGGCGAGGCGCTGCCGAAGACGCTACAGCTCACGGTGGCCTCGCTGCTCATCGCGGTGGGGATTGCGATTCCTCTGGGCGTGGCGGCAGCGGCGCGTAAGGGGACGGCGGTGGACTCGGCGGCGATGGGAGTGGCGGTGGCGGGAGTGGCGGTGCCGCGCTTCTGGCTGGGGCCGATGTTGATCATCGTGTTCGCGCTGTGGCTCGACTGGCTGCCGGTATCCGGCGCTGAGTCGTGGAGCCACCTGGTGCTGCCCTCGGTGACGCTGGGCACAGCGCTGGCGGCCTTCCTGTCTCGTATGACGCGAGCTGCGATGCTGGAGACCTTGCGCGAGGACTTCGTCACGGTGGCCAAGGCCAAGGGGCTGAGCCCGCACGCGGTGCTGTGGAAGCACGCGTTCCGGAACGCGCTGTTGCCGATCCTCACGGTACTGGGGCTGGAGTTCGGCACGCTGCTGGGCGGAGCGATCGTGACGGAGAAGGTGTTCGCGTGGCCGGGGATGGGGACCTTGCTGCTCACGGCCATTGAGAAGCGCGACTACAACACCGTGCGGGCCACGGTGATGGTGTTCACGCTGTGCTACGTGCTCGTGAACACGCTGACGGACGTGGCGTACACGCTCGTGGACCCGCGCGTCAGGAGGCGCTCATGA
- a CDS encoding ABC transporter permease → MSEASPLTAVTPGVVPRRGFRLRTLGGRFGLGVAVLLVLTALLAPVISPYSPEAIELSAELAPPSTAHLLGAGENGIDVLTHVLYGARVSLVVAFFAVVVSALVGVTLGGLAGYVGGWVDEVVMRLVDVLLAFPGILLAIFITSVLGPSLANVVFALSFTGWTGYARLARGQVLTLREREYVQAARALGSGNARILFRHLLPNAAGPLLIQATFAFPGAILAEASLSFLGLGAPPGTPSWGALVDQGTQYLLVAPHVAVFPGLALALTVLGFNFLGDAVRDALDPKRPGA, encoded by the coding sequence ATGAGCGAGGCCTCTCCCCTCACGGCGGTGACACCGGGCGTTGTGCCGCGCCGGGGCTTCCGGCTGCGCACGCTGGGAGGCCGGTTCGGGCTGGGCGTGGCGGTGCTGCTGGTGCTCACCGCGCTGCTGGCTCCGGTGATCAGTCCCTATTCGCCAGAAGCGATCGAACTCTCCGCGGAGCTGGCACCACCAAGCACCGCGCACCTGCTAGGCGCGGGGGAGAACGGGATCGACGTGCTCACCCATGTGCTCTACGGAGCGCGGGTGTCGCTGGTGGTGGCGTTCTTCGCGGTGGTGGTGTCAGCGCTCGTCGGAGTGACGCTCGGAGGACTGGCAGGGTACGTGGGCGGCTGGGTGGATGAGGTGGTGATGCGGCTGGTGGACGTGCTGCTCGCCTTCCCGGGCATCCTGTTGGCCATCTTCATCACGTCGGTGCTGGGGCCCAGCCTGGCCAACGTGGTCTTCGCGCTGTCCTTCACGGGATGGACGGGCTACGCGCGACTGGCACGGGGACAGGTGCTCACGCTGCGCGAGCGCGAATATGTGCAGGCGGCGCGGGCCCTGGGGAGCGGGAACGCGCGCATCCTGTTCCGTCACCTTCTGCCGAACGCGGCGGGGCCGCTGCTCATCCAAGCGACCTTCGCCTTTCCCGGAGCCATCCTGGCCGAAGCCTCACTGAGCTTCCTGGGCCTGGGCGCACCGCCGGGAACACCTTCCTGGGGCGCGCTGGTGGACCAGGGAACGCAGTACCTCCTCGTGGCTCCCCACGTGGCGGTGTTCCCAGGGCTCGCGCTGGCGCTCACAGTGCTGGGGTTCAACTTCCTCGGAGACGCGGTGCGAGACGCCTTGGATCCGAAACGTCCAGGCGCCTAG
- a CDS encoding tetratricopeptide repeat protein produces the protein MSALERLLEAGQTAKAKAEAEQILAKKPQDRSALVVLSKVLLLEGQLEQAEKHLAVAEQQGATAETLLLRANLASQRGQLEPAVGYFRQVLSREPLRGEACFGLGLALFKQGKTDEALAALAKAVQVQPKNAIFVYRYGQVLHEAGKTDLGIQTIAQAITLQPKFLPPYLSLIEVLVEEGLALQARRLVQEGLREIPNHPRLLAALTAISLGMGDVKGSYQAASTLATQRPKDAQAQANLALLMVLRGQNREALHVCRTMESLGLATADLKMIEATAHEAAEPPAYEKAIAAYEEAMALDANGWKAPNNLGQLLMRMPATPPEKLMSRAVTVLEEAVRRQPAQPAPHLNLALAYTRLGDKAKAQAQAKAVLAANLPEGDELREQAERLLKALG, from the coding sequence ATGAGCGCGCTGGAGAGACTCCTCGAGGCAGGGCAGACAGCCAAGGCGAAGGCGGAGGCGGAGCAGATCCTGGCGAAGAAGCCACAGGATCGCTCCGCCCTCGTCGTTTTGAGCAAGGTCCTCTTGCTGGAGGGCCAGCTCGAGCAGGCCGAGAAGCACCTGGCCGTGGCCGAGCAGCAGGGCGCCACGGCGGAGACGCTGCTGCTGCGCGCCAACCTTGCCTCGCAGCGGGGCCAGCTCGAGCCAGCGGTGGGGTACTTCCGCCAGGTGCTCTCCCGGGAGCCTCTGCGCGGCGAGGCCTGCTTTGGCCTGGGGCTCGCGCTCTTCAAGCAGGGCAAGACGGACGAGGCGCTCGCCGCGCTGGCCAAGGCGGTGCAGGTTCAGCCGAAGAACGCCATCTTCGTCTACCGGTACGGGCAGGTGCTGCACGAGGCCGGGAAGACGGACCTGGGCATCCAGACGATTGCGCAGGCCATCACCCTGCAGCCGAAGTTCCTCCCGCCCTACCTGTCGCTGATCGAGGTGCTCGTGGAGGAGGGGCTGGCGCTCCAGGCGCGCAGGCTGGTGCAGGAGGGCCTGCGGGAGATTCCCAACCACCCGCGCCTGTTGGCAGCACTCACGGCGATCTCGCTCGGGATGGGGGATGTGAAGGGGAGCTACCAGGCCGCCTCGACGCTCGCCACGCAGCGGCCGAAGGATGCCCAGGCGCAGGCCAACCTCGCGCTGCTGATGGTGCTCCGAGGCCAGAACCGGGAGGCACTGCACGTGTGCCGCACCATGGAGAGCCTGGGGCTGGCCACGGCGGACCTGAAGATGATCGAGGCCACGGCGCACGAGGCGGCCGAGCCACCGGCCTACGAGAAGGCCATCGCGGCCTACGAGGAGGCGATGGCCTTGGATGCGAACGGCTGGAAGGCGCCCAACAACCTGGGCCAGCTGCTGATGCGCATGCCCGCCACGCCGCCGGAGAAGCTGATGTCCCGCGCCGTCACGGTGCTGGAGGAGGCGGTGCGGCGTCAGCCCGCGCAGCCCGCGCCACACCTGAACCTGGCGCTGGCGTACACGCGCCTGGGCGACAAGGCGAAGGCGCAGGCCCAGGCGAAGGCGGTGCTCGCCGCGAACCTGCCCGAGGGCGATGAGCTGCGCGAGCAGGCCGAGCGGCTCCTGAAGGCGCTGGGCTGA